One part of the Streptomyces lydicus genome encodes these proteins:
- a CDS encoding NAD(P)H-quinone oxidoreductase — protein sequence MRAITIPEPGGPEALVWAEVPDPQPAEGEVLIEVAASAANRADLLQRQGFYDPPPGASPYPGLECAGRIAALGPGVHGWAVGDEVCALLSGGGYAEKVAVPAGQLLPVPPGLDLVTAAALPEVTCTVWSNVFMIAHLRPGETLLVHGGASGIGTMAIQLAKAVGARVAVTAGGPEKLARCAELGADLLIDYREQDFVQEIRKGTDGKGADVILDIIGAKYLQRNVKALAVSGRLAIIGLQGGVKAELNLAALMAKRAAITGAGLRARPLSEKAAIVAAVREHVWPLIANGQVRPIVDRTLPMAEAAEAHRILEASQHVGKVVLTV from the coding sequence ATGCGAGCGATCACTATCCCGGAGCCCGGTGGCCCCGAAGCACTTGTCTGGGCCGAAGTCCCCGATCCGCAGCCCGCAGAGGGCGAGGTCCTGATCGAGGTCGCGGCCAGCGCCGCGAACCGCGCCGATCTGCTGCAGCGTCAGGGCTTCTACGACCCGCCGCCCGGCGCCTCCCCCTACCCCGGCCTGGAGTGCGCGGGCCGGATCGCCGCGCTCGGTCCCGGCGTGCACGGCTGGGCCGTGGGCGACGAGGTGTGCGCGCTGCTGTCGGGCGGCGGCTATGCGGAGAAGGTGGCCGTCCCGGCCGGGCAGCTGCTGCCCGTGCCACCCGGCCTGGACCTGGTCACCGCCGCCGCGCTGCCCGAGGTGACCTGCACGGTCTGGTCGAACGTCTTCATGATCGCGCACCTGCGGCCCGGCGAGACACTGCTGGTCCACGGCGGCGCCAGCGGCATCGGCACGATGGCGATCCAGCTGGCCAAGGCGGTCGGCGCGCGGGTCGCGGTCACCGCCGGCGGACCCGAGAAGCTGGCCCGCTGCGCCGAGTTGGGCGCGGACCTCCTCATCGACTACCGCGAGCAGGACTTCGTCCAGGAGATCCGCAAGGGCACCGACGGCAAGGGCGCGGATGTCATCCTCGACATCATCGGCGCCAAGTATCTGCAGCGGAACGTCAAGGCGCTCGCCGTCAGCGGACGGCTTGCGATCATCGGGCTGCAGGGCGGGGTGAAGGCGGAGCTGAATCTTGCCGCCCTGATGGCCAAGCGTGCCGCGATCACCGGCGCCGGTCTGCGCGCCCGCCCGCTGAGCGAGAAGGCAGCCATCGTCGCCGCGGTACGGGAGCACGTCTGGCCGTTGATCGCCAACGGTCAGGTCCGGCCCATCGTGGACCGCACGCTGCCGATGGCTGAGGCCGCCGAGGCGCACCGCATCCTGGAAGCCAGCCAGCACGTCGGAAAGGTCGTACTGACGGTCTGA
- a CDS encoding bacterial proteasome activator family protein, translating into MDMPMNERSQENPHVLVVGPDGMALGGTGGGSDGEEPREIPVTDMVEQPAKVMRIGSMIKQLLEEVKAAPLDEASRVRLKEIHASSVKELEDGLAPELVEELERLSLPFTDESVPTEAELRIAQAQLVGWLEGLFHGIQTALFAQQMAARAQLEQMRRALPPGVGLEGEEGKPAQGGARSGPYL; encoded by the coding sequence ATGGATATGCCGATGAACGAACGGTCGCAGGAGAATCCGCACGTCCTGGTTGTCGGCCCGGACGGCATGGCACTCGGCGGCACCGGTGGCGGGAGCGACGGCGAGGAGCCCCGCGAGATCCCGGTGACGGACATGGTCGAACAGCCCGCCAAGGTCATGCGCATCGGCAGCATGATCAAGCAGCTGCTGGAGGAGGTAAAGGCCGCGCCTCTCGACGAGGCGAGCCGGGTCCGGCTCAAGGAGATCCATGCCAGTTCGGTGAAGGAGCTGGAGGACGGGCTGGCGCCCGAGCTGGTGGAGGAGCTGGAGCGGCTGTCTCTGCCGTTCACCGATGAGTCCGTGCCGACGGAGGCCGAGCTGCGGATCGCCCAGGCCCAGCTGGTGGGCTGGCTGGAGGGCCTCTTCCACGGCATTCAGACCGCGCTGTTCGCCCAGCAGATGGCGGCCCGCGCCCAGCTGGAGCAGATGCGCCGTGCGCTGCCGCCCGGTGTCGGGCTGGAGGGCGAGGAGGGCAAGCCCGCCCAGGGCGGTGCCCGCTCGGGCCCGTACCTCTAG